From one Pararge aegeria chromosome 21, ilParAegt1.1, whole genome shotgun sequence genomic stretch:
- the LOC120633045 gene encoding protein starmaker-like — MQIFLVLLLLGSRLMLTRSRPGCLVQGNDSDSAEAEYEGNDDTAAEDYLREDQESTMDEHKSGRHEEVLREPHEQADSTDSEVAPDRQDKYKYEIFSANDSGCRKGRQRHGTTDFKNENEKDYSSEKQRPRNSPQIEEAGNKVRSEIYSRSDINQMKRPQSDSSLNGRSANTNPEYGEMLFEMKPAQTDRQNNLAEEAGAQSRMLKRYMHLKNREQESVNPLNYDRDRRHAQNVEEKLITDSTRTPNEKEEINITNESSENAIFKNIKKLSEQDLEELLNSLPDDKKALLKKIMDKREITKKAGAVDESNYLEGSQADTSKLEGGYSVYCNTESSVTSDTPETSKQPENSESLSSKTPDNESGSKGSGSKSEIINNSNMKIDEPVILKENSNTGLKNDANIYSDAEEIFKNENKRETNNKDLTNDKAYIDDSKIQDYQIEGKDSHEFLLNQEDLSSENEDWLNEPQESNTHVETVKRAISGKDSSAIQDSIKSLKDSFPASNTYEDNNVELEMVPLKRVKRTEKEHQIKKRDLSVLSHANVHFSPEVQSENSENDEKTEFEDYGGLDRESNLVRNDQEVNSYKDVLGNGETQYRSSQFGNRNSVLYPAILSETQKKNKVSLGSDTDSILSGIEGVDDNLMYNSGLRGKRTLESSYSNAEKINLNRSGRTAGPMNVDVVSDNSINVSKYQDDGFGPVAVNSEEDVNRFKRIRQTKQDSLK; from the exons atgcaaattttcCTGGTACTTTTGTTGCTCGGATCCCGCTTGATGCTGACCAGGAGTAGGCCCGGCTGTCTGGTGCAAGGAAACGACAG TGATTCAGCGGAAGCGGAATACGAAGGTAATGACGACACGGCTGCTGAGGACTACCTTCGCGAAGACCAAGAATCTACTATGGACGAA CACAAAAGTGGGAGACACGAGGAAGTATTGAGGGAGCCCCATGAACAAGCTGACTCAACTGACTCTGAAGTTGCCCCCGATCGtcaagataaatataaatatgaaata ttttcagCAAACGATTCGGGCTGCCGAAAAGGGAGACAACGTCACGGAACTACTGACTTTaaaaatgagaatgaaaaagACTATTCATCAGAAAAACAACGCCCAAGAAATTCCCCACAAATTGAAGAAGCTGGCAATAAAGTTCGTAGTGAAATCTATTCTCGTTCCGATATCAACCAAATGAAGCGACCACAGAGTGATTCATCCTTAAACGGGAGATCCGCTAATACCAATCCTGAATATGGTGAAATGCTGTTTGAAATGAAACCCGCTCAAACAGACAGGCAAAATAATTTAGCTGAAGAAGCTGGTGCACAATCTAGGATGCTTAAACGATATATGCATTTGAAAAACCGGGAACAAGAAAGTGTAAACCCATTAAATTACGACAGAGACCGACGTCATGCACAAAATGTTGAAGAAAAACTAATTACTGATTCCACTCGCACGCCTAATGAAAAAGAAGAGATAAATATTACAAACGAAAGCAGTGaaaatgctatttttaaaaatattaaaaaactttcgGAACAGGACCTAGAAGAATTACTGAATTCTCTTCCCGATGACAAAAAGGcacttttaaagaaaataatggaCAAGAGAGAAATTACTAAAAAAGCTGGTGCGGTGGATGAAAGCAACTATTTGGAAGGAAGTCAAGCTGATACTAGCAAACTAGAAGGAGGTTATTCTGTTTACTGTAACACAGAATCTTCCGTGACTTCTGATACTCCTGAAACTAGTAAACAACCTGAAAATAGTGAAAGTTTGAGCTCTAAAACTCCTGACAATGAAAGTGGTTCAAAAGGCTCAGGGAgtaaatctgaaattataaataactctaATATGAAAATCGATGAACCAGTTATCCTAAAAGAAAATTCTAATACGGGCTTAAAAAATGACGCTAACATTTATTCCGATGCcgaagaaatttttaaaaacgaaaataaacgtgaaactaataataaagaCTTAACAAATGATAAAGCATATATAGATGATTCGAAAATCCAAGATTATCAAATAGAAGGTAAAGACTCTCACGAGTTTTTGTTAAATCAAGAGGACTTGAGTTCTGAAAATGAGGACTGGCTGAATGAGCCACAAGAAAGTAATACTCATGTTGAAACAGTTAAGAGAGCAATTTCCGGAAAAGATTCATCAGCAATACAGGATAgtataaaatcattaaaagaCTCATTCCCTGCTTCAAATACTTACGAGGACAATAATGTGGAATTAGAAATGGTTCCTTTAAAAAGAGTGAAAAGAACGGAAAAAgaacatcaaataaaaaaaagagatttgtCAGTTTTATCTCACGCTAATGTGCATTTTTCTCCAGAAGTTCAAAGTGAAAATAGTGAAAATGACGAGAAAACCGAATTTGAAGATTATGGAGGATTAGATCGTGAATCAAATTTGGTAAGAAATGATCAGGAAGTAAATTCATACAAGGACGTTTTAGGAAACGGTGAAACACAATACCGATCCTCACAGTTTGGTAACAGAAATTCCGTTCTATATCCAGCTATTCTCTCTGaaacacaaaagaaaaataaagtgaGTCTCGGCTCGGATACTGATAGCATACTTTCAGGAATAGAAGGAGTTGACGATAACTTAATGTATAACAGTGGATTACGTGGAAAAAGAACTCTCGAAAGCTCTTATAGTAATGCTGAAAAAATTAACCTGAACCGTAGTGGTCGTACAGCAGGACCAATGAACGTCGACGTGGTGTCTGACAATTCCATTAATGTTTCGAAATACCAAGACGATGGTTTTGGGCCGGTTGCAGTGAATTCTGAAGAAGACGTAAATAGGTTTAAAAGAATAAGGCAAACTAAACAAGATTCCCTAAAGTAA